A window from Citrus sinensis cultivar Valencia sweet orange chromosome 3, DVS_A1.0, whole genome shotgun sequence encodes these proteins:
- the LOC102627613 gene encoding probable F-box protein At3g61730 yields MRKRLKRNKGLCVCSSPCCPYHASLSLFSWYDVDIWTYIARFLDGKSLVKLALTSKWFHDVIMHDCVWKFACLRDLQVPDPRHVSFNWTKIYATAFDGSHSYLFRQPDKHLDWMRIGAFLFDSQEALLTDKLDLPVRIIKEKTIEKMLKACGSCLLKNIKTGIWIADLQLVRCPACNLDTCEGTMQMLEARHIELFLSEGFLNRSWEYELIGSHKIEKDVRAASAGIFDVDHFKDCQSAGVFDLKRWAGKPNEMLPKAIIAFHAVAINTNLQKNEGILVKYHTMKAGPEGDIVSIRISQQLL; encoded by the exons ATGAGGAAGAGATTGAAAAGAAACAAGGGACTTTGCGTTTGCAGCTCTCCTTGCTGCCCTTACCATGCTTCTTTATCCCTCTTCAGCTG GTATGACGTGGACATATGGACATACATAGCGAGGTTTTTGGACGGAAAATCTCTGGTGAAGCTGGCGTTGACGAGCAAATGGTTCCACGACGTTATTATGCATGACTGCGTTTGGAAGTTCGCGTGCCTGCGTGATCTTCAGGTCCCCGATCCACGCCACGTGTCCTTTAACTGGACCAAGATCTACGCTACGGCTTTTG ATGGGAGTCATTCTTACTTGTTTCGTCAGCCGGACAAACATCTTG ATTGGATGCGAATTGGTGCATTTCTATTCGATTCACAAGAAGCACTCCTGACGGACAAGCTGGACTTGCCCGTTAgaatcataaaagaaaaaactattGAGAAGATGCTGAAGGCCTGTGGATCCTGCTTGttgaaaaacattaaaactgGGATATGGATAGCTG ATTTGCAGCTAGTTCGATGCCCTGCTTGTAACCTTGATACATGTGAAG GAACAATGCAGATGCTAGAAGCCAGGCATATAGAGCTGTTCTTGAGTGAGGGTTTCCTGAATAGAAGCTGGGAGTATGAGCTTATTGGATctcataaaattgaaaaggatGTACGGGCAGCTTCCGCAGGAATTTTTGATGTGGATCACTTCAAGGACTGTCAATCAGCAG GGGTGTTCGATCTCAAGAGATGGGCCGGCAAACCAAACGAGATGCTACCAAAAGCCATAATTGCTTTTCATGCAGTTGCTATCAACACCAATTTACAAAAGAACGAAG GAATTCTTGTCAAGTACCACACCATGAAAGCTGGGCCCGAAGGCGATATTGTATCGATCCGAATCTCACAGCAGCTTTTGTAA
- the LOC127901021 gene encoding putative RING-H2 finger protein ATL21A, with amino-acid sequence MCIIQVFFFLFFLFSFIHSESCQVHFCADNIPVRFPFQLHGKQPENCSYPGFNLTCTSQGITVLKLPNSGEFFVRNINYITQQIYLYDPEDCLPKRLQSFNLSGSPFVATFVSHNYTFLSCPAQVIKSRFTTIDCLSNSTTSVLATSSVSFVNSMISSCQIISTLTVPISRPVHYDEGFIIDLNSDLPLTWSLPDCIDCEARGQICGFKSRNSQEIGCFNNSKPGGSNGGLQVFRILALSIAIPALICASAIGICACCTDRSRLGSMQLNSTPTAVVPQPPIMTVGLDESTIESFQKLVLGESKRLPGPNSSACPICLSEFLSQETIRCIPECKHCFHAECIDEWLRLNDKCPVCRNSATPVHASSVNP; translated from the exons ATGTGTATCATACaagttttcttctttctcttcttccttttttcctttatacaTTCAGAATCTTGCCAAGTTCATTTTTGTGCCGATAATATCCCCGTACGATTCCCCTTCCAACTTCACGGCAAGCAGCCCGAAAACTGTAGCTATCCTGGTTTCAATCTTACTTGCACTAGCCAAGGCATAACAGTGCTCAAGCTTCCTAATTCTGGAGAATTTTTTGTCCGCAACATCAATTACATCACTCAACAAATATACCTCTACGACCCCGAAGACTGCCTTCCCAAACGGCTCCAAAGCTTCAATCTCTCCGGCTCTCCTTTCGTTGCTACTTTTGTTTCTCACAACTACACTTTCCTCAGCTGCCCAGCTCAGGTCATAAAGTCCCGCTTCACCACCATCGATTGCCTCAGCAATTCAACAACTTCAGTTTTAGCAACTTCTTCCGTGAGTTTTGTGAATTCAATGATATCTTCATGCCAGATAATTTCAACATTGACAGTTCCAATTTCGAGGCCGGTTCACTATGACGAAGGATTCATAATTGACCTTAATAGTGACCTTCCGTTAACATGGAGTTTGCCTGATTGCATTGATTGCGAAGCAAGAGGTCAAATTTGCGGGTTTAAGAGCAGAAATAGTCAAGAAATTGGTTGTTTCAACAATTCTAAACCAG GGGGATCAAATGGTGGTCTTCAAGTGTTCAGAATACTTGCGCTGTCGATTGCGATACCAGCTCTAATATGCGCTTCTGCAATCGGAATTTGTGCATGCTGCACGGATAGGAGTCGCCTTGGCAGCATGCAGCTTAACTCGACCCCAACAGCAGTAGTACCTCAGCCACCCATAATGACGGTGGGTCTGGATGAATCCACCATTGAATCATTTCAAAAGCTAGTCCTCGGAGAAAGCAAGCGACTGCCTGGACCGAACAGCAGCGCTTGCCCTATATGTTTATCCGAATTCCTCAGCCAAGAGACAATCAGATGCATACCAGAATGCAAACACTGCTTCCATGCTGAATGCATTGATGAGTGGCTCCGATTGAATGACAAATGTCCTGTTTGCAGAAATTCTGCAACGCCTGTCCATGCCAGTTCTGTGAACCCCTAA
- the LOC102619656 gene encoding uncharacterized protein LOC102619656 → MEDQATSPKALQLFVKLLNGKTTTLNFTTCHVYGHEIKNRIYEATKIPTHLQRLIYSGLQLKDRTVISDDHITFNLVLRLLGGKGGFGSLLRGAATKAGQKKTNNFDACRDMSGRRLRHVNAEKKLEEWKAEEEERRLEKIAEEFLKKAAKKGKKGVGDGEAEKYVKKYRDESAVCMAKVEEAVRRACADGKRKAVKSNEMEAKRMKIWMGKRKLGESDDEDSSEDDDDEENEKSIVLNNGHHSDTNKETEGSSGSVTGGKQDRVLSGGGSCESGSEEEKDILVQQSSESGAEDVSREENDMVEPEIHVGMVMQTTSTSCLDTALVSETKAAQAEKHDCCGEFASESVEEIIGQPPIPNVLNSENEESSEKRSVDAEPSGSSDSKSAINDGAIVANTTLAELERPLNFDEFNSAAEMEVLGLERLKSELQARGLKCGGTLQERAARLFLLKSTPVEKLPKKLLAKK, encoded by the exons ATGGAAGATCAAGCCACCAGCCCGAAGGCACTGCAGCTATTCGTGAAGCTCCTAAACGGCAAAACAACAACCCTAAATTTTACAACCTGCCATGTGTACGGTCACGAGATTAAGAATCGGATCTACGAAGCCACCAAAATTCCCACCCACCTTCAGCGCCTCATCTACTCCGGCCTCCAGTTGAAGGACAGAACCGTAATATCGGATGATCACATCACCTTCAACCTCGTGCTCCGCCTCTTGGGAGGCAAAGGCGGGTTCGGATCGTTACTCCGTGGCGCGGCCACGAAAGCAGGTCAAAAGAAGACGAACAACTTCGACGCGTGTCGCGATATGAGTGGGCGGAGGCTGAGGCACGTGAACGCGGAGAAGAAGTTGGAGGAGTGGAAAGCGGAGGAAGAGGAGAGGAGGCTGGAGAAAATCGCGGAGGAGTTTCTCAAGAAGGCGGCGAAAAAGGGGAAGAAAGGAGTTGGTGATGGAGAAGCGGAGAAGTACGTGAAGAAATATAGAGATGAGTCGGCTGTGTGCATGGCTAAGGTGGAAGAAGCGGTCAGACGGGCATGTGCCGATGGAAAACGAAAGGCGGTGAAGTCGAACGAAATGGAGGCCAAGAGGATGAAGATTTG GATGGGGAAAAGGAAATTGGGTGAAAGTGATGATGAGGATAGCAGTGAGGATGACGACGATGAGGAAAATGAGAAATCCATTGTTCTAAATAATGGGCATCATTCAGATACAAATAAGGAAACTGAGGGGAGTTCGGGTTCGGTTACTGGTGGGAAACAAGATAGAGTGCTTTCTGGTGGAGGTTCGTGTGAGAGTGGTTCTGAGGAAGAGAAAGATATTCTTGTGCAACAAAGCTCAGAATCTGGTGCAGAAGATGTATCTCGTGAGGAGAATGATATGGTTGAACCTGAAATTCATGTAGGAATGGTAATGCAGACTACAAGTACATCATGCTTAGACACTGCATTGGTTTCCGAAACTAAAGCTGCTCAGGCTGAAAAGCATGATTGCTGTGGTGAATTTGCATCTGAAAGTGTGGAGGAAATAATTGGTCAACCCCCAATCCCAAATGTCTTGAATTCAGAAAATGAGGAAAGTAGTGAAAAGAGATCTGTTGATGCTGAACCCAGTGGTTCCTCTGACTCTAAATCTGCAATTAATGATGGGGCAATTGTAGCAAATACAACATTGGCAGAGCTGGAAAGGCCGttaaattttgatgaattCAATTCAGCAGCTGAGATGGAG GTTCTTGGCCTCGAAAGATTGAAGTCAGAACTTCAAGCGCGTGGGCTGAAATGTGGGGGTACCTTGCAAGAACGTGCTGCCAGGCTTTTCCTACTTAAATCTACACCTGTGGAGAAGCTTCCAAAGAAGTTGCTTGCAAAGAAATGA
- the LOC127901019 gene encoding beclin-1-like protein has product MKKEDAPDKGRTLSVDPNVPRWVCQNCRHFLCIVGVDSYADKYLNDSSRSTMHGSSIHASNSVLGSTRMDNSFVVLPKQRPQSHGVPPRPRGSSAQSEASQSGKAMDESFVVIYKSESASDGGGPHIPPPEGGTNGPMQPNNSGFHSTITVLKRAFEIATSQTQVEQPLCLECMRVLSDKLDKEVDDVTRDIEAYEACLQRLEGEARDVLSEADFLKEKLKIEEEERKLEAAIEETEKQNAEVNAELKELELKSKRFKELEERYWQEFNNFQFQLIAHQEERDAISSKIEVSQAHLELLKRTNVLNDAFPIWHDGEFGTINNFRLGRLPKIPVEWDEINAAWGQACLLLHTMCQYFRPKFPYRIKIIPMGSYPRIMDSNNNTYELFGPVNLFWSTRYDKAMTLFLSCLKDFAEFANSKDQENNIPPDKCFKLPYKIENDKVENYSITQSFNKQENWTKALKYTLCNLKWALFWFVGNTNFQPVSAMSSPAEVSAVGSLYAKRGADLKSVGRNLSKP; this is encoded by the exons ATGAAGAAAGAGGACGCACCGGATAAGGGTCGGACCTTGTCCGTGGATCCCAATGTACCTCGATGGGTTTGCCAGAACTGTCGCCACTTCCTTTGCATCGTCGGCGTCGACTCTTACGCCGACAAGTACTTGAACGACTCTTCTCGCTCCA CAATGCATGGTTCTTCAATCCATGCGTCCAACAGTGTGTTAGGTTCTACGCGAATGGACAATTCTTTTGTCGTGTTGCCGAAACAAAGACCCCAATCACATGGGGTACCTCCACGTCCTCGTGGCTCATCTGCCCAATCTGAGGCGAGTCAGTCTGGAAAGGCAATGGATGAATCGTTTGTAGTCATCTATAAATCTGAGTCTGCATCAGATGGAGGTGGGCCCCATATACCACCACCAGAAGGAGGAACTAATGGACCAATGCAGCCGAACAACTCCGGGTTCCACTCAACCATAACTGTTCTGAAGCGTGCATTTGAGATTGCCACATCCCAGACACAG GTTGAGCAACCTTTATGTCTCGAGTGCATGAGGGTGTTGTCTGATAAACTTGATAAGGAGGTTGATGATGTTACCAGGGACATTGAAGCATATGAAGCCTGCCTTCAGCGCTTGGAGGGAGAAGCCCGAGATGTTCTTAGTGAAGCCGATTTTcttaaggagaaattaaag ATTGAGGAAGAGGAAAGAAAACTGGAAGCAGCAATTGAGGAAACAGAGAAACAGAATGCAGAAGTAAATGCTGAACTGAAGGAACTAGAGTTAAAATCTAAACGGTTTAAGGAACTGGAGGAGcg GTATTGGCAGGAGTTCAATAATTTTCAGTTTCAATTAATTGCTCATCAG GAAGAGAGGGATGCAATTTCGTCTAAGATAGAAGTTTCACAAGCACATTTAGAGTTGTTGAAGCGAACTAATGTACTTAATGATGCCTTCCCTATCTGGCACGATGGAGAATTTGGAACGATCAACAATTTTCGGCTTGGACGGCTTCCTAAAATCCCa GTTGAGTGGGATGAGATTAATGCTGCCTGGGGCCAAGCTTGCCTTCTCCTCCACACAATGTGTCAGTATTTTCGGCCAAAGTTCCC ATATCGGATAAAAATCATTCCAATGGGGAGCTACCCACGAATAATGGACAGCAACAACAATACCTATGAATT GTTCGGTCCAGTGAATTTGTTTTGGAGCACTCGCTATGACAAAGCAATGACATTGTTCTTGTCATGTCTCAAGGACTTTGCAGAATTTGCAAATTCTAAGGATCAAGAGAATAACATTCCACCAGATAAATGCTTTAAATTGCCCTATAA GATTGAAAATGACAAGGTGGAAAACTATTCAATCACGCAGAGCTTTAATAAGCAAGAGAATTGGACAAAAGCTCTCAAATACACCCTCTGTAATTTGAAATGGGCTCTCTTCTGGTTTGTTGGGAACACAAACTTCCAACCCGTTTCTGCCATGTCCTCACCTGCTGAAGTCTCGGCTGTAGGCTCTTTGTATGCAAAGCGTGGTGCTGACCTCAAATCTGTTGGTCGAAATTTGTCAAAGCCATGA
- the LOC112495772 gene encoding probable non-specific lipid-transfer protein 2 — MNRPAIVFLVVATGLGILSLSGPAESLSCSDDCPAPNPPPPRVECHKVEKRFAPCLHYIKGKSKHPSKDCCRGVKKISKHVKTKADKKALCKCIQRCLRGVDHYAKSCIPSIPKKCGINFTLPPVDAKTKCSKITMFD; from the exons ATGAATCGGCCAGCAATTGTGTTCCTGGTGGTAGCCACTGGTCTTGGAATACTCTCATTATCAGGCCCAGCCGAATCATTATCGTGTTCTGATGACTGCCCTGCACCCAATCCCCCTCCCCCTAGGGTTGAGTGTCATAAGGTGGAGAAAAGGTTTGCTCCATGCCTTCATTATATTAAAGGTAAAAGCAAACACCCCTCAAAAGATTGTTGCCGCGGCGTTAAGAAAATTTCTAAGCACGTAAAAACCAAGGCGGATAAAAAAGCTTTATGCAAATGTATTCAGAGATGTTTGCGGGGTGTTGACCATTATGCTAAAAGTTGCATCCCTTCAATTCCCAAGAAATGTGGAATCAATTTTACTCTCCCTCCAGTTGATGCTAAAACCAAGTGTTCCAA GATTACTATGTTTGATTAA
- the LOC127901022 gene encoding probable non-specific lipid-transfer protein 2: MNWTIVFLLLANLALLSWSASSIEDLDPPPNAAPSLLSCDEVILDLVPCLSYLRGETKQPSAACCSGAQKISNGAKSQAAKKDVCTCIQKSLASVGPYDKNLIPLIPQKCGIPLTLPPIDAKTDCSKVAIYV, translated from the exons ATGAATTGGACAATTGTGTTCCTACTCCTAGCAAATCTTGCATTACTTTCATGGTCAGCCTCATCCATTGAAGACCTTGACCCTCCACCCAATGCAGCTCCCTCTTTGCTTTCATGTGATGAGGTCATTCTTGACTTAGTTCCATGCCTCAGTTATCTTAGAGGTGAAACCAAACAGCCCTCAGCAGCATGCTGTTCCGGCGCTCAGAAAATTTCTAATGGAGCAAAATCCCAGGCGGCCAAGAAAGATGTATGCACATGTATTCAGAAATCTTTGGCATCCGTTGGGCCTTATGATAAAAATCTCATCCCTTTAATTCCACAGAAATGTGGAATCCCACTTACTCTCCCTCCGATTGATGCTAAAACGGACTGTTCCAA GGTTgctatttatgtttga